A single Flavobacterium sp. 1 DNA region contains:
- a CDS encoding type II toxin-antitoxin system RelE/ParE family toxin, with the protein MREIKISIDAQKKTKLLLEYLEAKWSVKVRVKFAKKLYDSLKIIRANPDIFPKSARNNKLHKCVVTKQTTLFYSFTSKRVNVVALFDTRQNPSKIMKIQ; encoded by the coding sequence ATGCGGGAAATTAAAATTTCAATTGACGCTCAAAAGAAAACAAAATTACTTTTAGAATATCTTGAAGCAAAATGGTCTGTAAAAGTTAGAGTTAAATTTGCAAAGAAACTCTATGACTCTTTAAAAATAATCAGAGCCAATCCTGATATTTTTCCTAAATCGGCGAGAAATAATAAACTGCACAAATGTGTTGTTACAAAACAAACGACCTTGTTTTATAGCTTCACAAGCAAACGGGTAAATGTCGTTGCTCTTTTTGACACAAGACAAAACCCATCAAAAATCATGAAAATACAATAA
- a CDS encoding FkbM family methyltransferase, producing the protein MNTFRLVEFLSFKGIKIEKKGNSIFFNYLINDKSFSINLKKNSSDIEVFKQILIEEEYEIIIDFFQNNNSSPVTIIDAGANIGLTSMYFMAYFPELCIIALEPSQKNFQRLSHNIKENNLSNVTCVPKGIWGYNSNLSAVKDSEDWAFRLTERSDSRSELCEVLSVSEIIKKFDLKLIDFFKIDIEGAEASVFSEKANLSWLNIVKVIAIEIHADFASKDCIENVLLEFGFLIHYSGELTIGFNSKFVDNDL; encoded by the coding sequence TTGAATACATTTCGTTTAGTGGAATTCCTTTCTTTCAAAGGAATTAAAATTGAAAAAAAAGGTAACTCCATATTTTTTAATTATCTAATCAATGATAAATCTTTTAGCATTAACTTAAAAAAAAATTCATCTGATATAGAAGTATTTAAACAAATTTTGATAGAGGAAGAATATGAAATAATTATTGATTTTTTTCAAAACAATAATTCTTCACCTGTCACTATAATAGATGCAGGCGCAAACATTGGTCTTACAAGTATGTACTTTATGGCATATTTTCCAGAACTATGTATTATCGCTCTGGAACCCTCTCAGAAAAATTTCCAAAGGTTGAGCCATAATATTAAAGAAAATAATTTATCGAATGTTACCTGCGTCCCTAAAGGTATTTGGGGATATAATTCTAATTTATCAGCTGTTAAAGATAGTGAAGATTGGGCTTTTAGATTAACGGAAAGATCCGATAGCAGAAGTGAATTATGTGAAGTTCTTTCTGTCTCTGAAATTATAAAAAAATTTGACTTAAAGTTAATCGATTTTTTTAAAATAGATATTGAGGGAGCTGAAGCATCTGTTTTTAGTGAGAAGGCTAATTTAAGTTGGTTGAATATTGTCAAAGTAATAGCTATTGAAATACATGCTGATTTTGCCAGTAAGGATTGTATAGAGAATGTTCTTTTAGAATTTGGATTTTTAATACATTATTCAGGCGAATTAACAATTGGATTTAATAGCAAGTTTGTTGATAATGATTTATAA
- a CDS encoding TspO/MBR family protein, whose product MNKLTRILSIVVTCLVVGYFSGMVTRSAITTWYPTLIKPSFNPPNWVFAPVWSMLYIMMGIAAGLVWDRIDFEKETVKKALQFFAIQLALNALWSYLFFALKNPMLAGLEIIILWLMIYETHIQFAKINKISGYLFIPYLLWVSFATILNGSIWWLNR is encoded by the coding sequence ATGAATAAGCTCACCCGCATATTATCAATAGTTGTCACTTGCCTCGTTGTAGGCTATTTTTCTGGGATGGTTACCCGTTCTGCTATAACAACTTGGTATCCCACATTGATTAAACCAAGTTTTAATCCGCCCAATTGGGTTTTTGCTCCTGTTTGGAGTATGTTATATATCATGATGGGAATTGCTGCAGGATTGGTTTGGGACAGAATTGATTTTGAAAAAGAAACCGTTAAAAAAGCTTTGCAGTTCTTCGCCATTCAATTGGCCTTAAATGCCTTGTGGTCGTATTTGTTTTTTGCACTAAAAAACCCAATGTTAGCCGGATTGGAAATAATTATCCTCTGGCTGATGATTTATGAAACTCATATTCAATTTGCCAAAATCAATAAAATTTCAGGTTATTTATTTATTCCATATTTGCTTTGGGTAAGTTTTGCAACGATTTTAAACGGAAGTATTTGGTGGTTGAATAGATAG
- a CDS encoding diphosphomevalonate/mevalonate 3,5-bisphosphate decarboxylase family protein, with the protein MFKADDFIPSKYNHSIDQGSFSWSAPSNIALVKYWGKKDNQIPANPSVSFTLNNCKTITTLAFAKKQNDGNFSFDLLFEGKQKEDFKPKIQKFLERIEIYLPFLKDYHFTIDTQNTFPHSSGIASSASGLAALAMNFMSLEKDLNPAMTEKYFLSKASFLARLGSGSACRSVKGQVVVWGNQANIKGSTDLYGVEYPYEIHPVFKNFHDTILLVDKGEKQVSSTIGHDLMHDHPFAERRFAQAHENLDKLIPVFKNGDLEEFIKIVESEALTLHAMMMTSLPYFILMKPNTLQIINAIWKFRNEIKTPVCFTLDAGANVHVLYPNEVKENVLQFIKAELVGYCQNGQYLCDEIGNGALLS; encoded by the coding sequence ATGTTTAAAGCTGACGATTTTATCCCATCAAAATATAATCATTCAATAGACCAGGGAAGTTTTTCTTGGAGTGCACCGAGTAATATTGCTTTGGTAAAATACTGGGGAAAAAAAGACAATCAGATTCCAGCAAACCCGTCCGTTAGTTTTACGTTGAATAATTGCAAAACGATTACCACTTTGGCTTTCGCCAAAAAACAAAACGACGGCAATTTTTCTTTCGATTTATTATTTGAAGGAAAACAGAAAGAAGACTTCAAGCCAAAAATCCAAAAATTCTTGGAGCGTATCGAAATATACTTGCCTTTTCTGAAAGACTATCATTTTACGATTGACACCCAAAATACTTTTCCGCATAGTTCAGGTATTGCTTCATCGGCATCGGGATTGGCGGCTTTGGCTATGAATTTCATGAGTTTGGAAAAAGATTTAAATCCAGCAATGACCGAAAAGTATTTTCTCAGTAAAGCTTCGTTTTTGGCTCGATTAGGATCAGGAAGCGCCTGCCGAAGCGTAAAAGGACAAGTAGTTGTTTGGGGAAATCAAGCGAATATAAAAGGAAGCACAGATTTATATGGAGTTGAATATCCGTACGAAATTCATCCTGTTTTTAAAAATTTTCATGACACAATTTTATTGGTTGACAAAGGCGAAAAGCAAGTTTCGAGTACAATAGGACACGATTTGATGCACGACCATCCATTTGCCGAAAGACGTTTTGCTCAGGCTCATGAAAATCTTGATAAGCTGATTCCTGTTTTTAAAAATGGAGACCTAGAAGAATTTATCAAAATTGTAGAAAGTGAGGCCTTGACTTTGCATGCAATGATGATGACTTCTTTGCCGTATTTCATTTTGATGAAACCCAATACATTGCAGATCATAAATGCAATTTGGAAATTTAGAAATGAAATTAAAACCCCTGTTTGTTTTACTTTGGATGCTGGAGCCAATGTGCATGTTTTGTATCCGAATGAGGTAAAAGAAAATGTGCTCCAATTTATTAAAGCAGAATTAGTTGGCTATTGTCAAAATGGTCAGTACCTTTGCGACGAAATTGGGAATGGCGCTTTGTTGAGTTGA
- a CDS encoding helix-turn-helix transcriptional regulator has protein sequence MIKQKLTNKRVERNLSQEKIADLLGISQSQYNRRENGVTKISKKEWDKMAKVLDTTLENIYEPEDGIYIINNESANRDYLGSHNHFGSNNEYVFETMKKYIYKLEEEIKIKEQYIKDLEQK, from the coding sequence ATGATAAAGCAAAAACTAACGAATAAGCGTGTTGAAAGAAACCTTTCCCAAGAAAAAATTGCAGATTTACTTGGAATATCCCAATCCCAATACAATCGTAGAGAAAACGGAGTTACTAAAATATCCAAAAAAGAATGGGATAAAATGGCAAAAGTTCTGGATACTACTTTAGAAAATATTTATGAACCCGAAGACGGTATTTATATAATCAATAATGAAAGTGCAAATCGCGATTATTTGGGCAGTCATAATCATTTTGGAAGTAATAATGAATATGTCTTTGAAACAATGAAAAAATATATTTACAAATTAGAAGAAGAAATAAAAATTAAGGAGCAATATATCAAGGATTTAGAGCAAAAATAA
- a CDS encoding transposase → MLVRVSIQFFPLLARAEISSKASASILLVHTKAILNYFDNRSANASAESFNAKIKAFRSQFTGVRNIDFFLFRLSNLFA, encoded by the coding sequence ATGCTTGTTCGTGTGTCAATTCAGTTTTTCCCCCTGCTGGCGCGAGCAGAAATAAGTTCAAAGGCTAGTGCGAGCATCTTGCTCGTACACACAAAGGCTATCCTAAATTACTTTGACAACAGAAGCGCCAATGCTTCGGCAGAATCTTTTAACGCTAAAATTAAAGCTTTTAGAAGTCAATTCACGGGAGTAAGAAATATAGATTTCTTCTTATTCAGATTGTCTAATCTTTTTGCGTAA